Below is a genomic region from Streptomyces sp. RPA4-2.
TGGCAGGAACTGCTCGCCGACTACGACCGCGCCGTGAGCCGCCGCCCGCTGGACCGCACCCCCCGCCCCGGCCCGGACAGGCCGGCCCCGGACGTGCCGGGCCCGGCGCGGGTGCTGCCGGCCAAACGCGTCGAGCGGCTGCGCTCCCTGGCCGCCGGCCTGGACCTGGCTCCCGCCGCGCGTCCGGCGGCCGCCTTCGACTTCCGCGGCGAGCGGCTGCTGTTCGGCCTCGGCACCCGGCTGCGCGACGCGGCCGACGCGACGGCCCGGCGGGCCGGTGTGCCGCACAGCACGGTGCTGCTGGCGGCGTGGGCGCTGGCGGTGGGCCGGCGCGCGGGCCGCGAACGGCTGCTGGTGGGCACCGAGATGCCGCGCCGGCCCACCGCGGAGCTGCTGCGCACCGCCGTGCCGTGCGCGGCGACGGTGCCGGTGGCCTGTGAACTGGAGGGCGGCGTCGACTACTTCCTGCGCGGTATCGCCTGCGCGTTCAGTGAGGCCCTCCAGTACGCGGACGCCGACGACGCCGATGCGGCGCGCGCCGTGGGGGCGCCCGCGGACCACTTCCGCCCCGCCGCGCCGCAGGTGACGTTCGCGGCCCGCGACGAGCTGCTGCCCGAGAGCCTGCGGGCGGGCGGACTGACCGCGCGTTTCCACCACGGGCACCCGGGCGCCGTCACCGCGGACGCCGCCCTGACGGTGCTGCGCTGGCGCGAACAGCCCCTGCTGAGCCTGGAGTTCGCCTGCGCGCGGCTCACCCGCGCGCAGGCCGCGCAGCTCGCCCGCGCGCTGCGCGCCGCGCTGACGGCACTGGTGACCTCGTCCCCGCACACGCCGGTCGACGACCTGCTGGAGACACCGGCCGCACGGGACGAGGCGCCCGCCGCCCGCCCTCTCGCCGTACCCCTGCCCTGACCCGCACCCCCTTCCGGACCCCCGGACCCCGAACTCCGGGCTGTGGGTTGCGGGTTGCGGGTTGCCGTACGGCGGCCGGGGGCATCCGGTGCGCGCGTACCGGGGGAGTGCACGCGCGCACCGGAGCCGGGGACCGGGCGGCCGGCGGATCGGCACCCGGAGGCGAACGGACCGAACAGGTCAGGCAGGTCAGGCAGGTCAGGCAGGTCAGGCGGTGAACTGCGGGAGGCGGGCGGCGGTTTCGGCGGGGCCGGGCATCGCGGCGATCTCGGCGGCGACCTTGCGGGCCGCGTCCCGGTAGCTCTCGTCGCCCAGGATGCGGCGGGCCTGTTCGGTGACCGCGTCGGCCGACAGGTCCCCGGCGAAGATCACTTCGCCGGCGCCCGCGTCGCGCACGGCGGTGCCGTTGGCGGGGCCGTCGGCACCCTGCGGCAGGATCAGCTGGGGCAGGGCGGCCGCCAGCGCGGCCAGTGTGGTGCCCGCACCGCCGTGCTGCACCACCAGCGCCGCCCGCTTCAGCGCCTCGGGCTGGGCCACCCACTCCACCGCCACCACGCGCTCGGGCAGTTCGCCCAGGTCGGCGACGGCCACCACGGGGCCGGTCGCCACCAGGACCGGCACCTGGAGCGGCAGCAGCCCGTCGATGACCGTGCGCAGCACGTCCACCGAGCCCAGTGCGGTGCCCAGGGTCAGGTAGACGAACGGGCCGTCCGTGTCGCGGACGGCCGCGGGCAGTTCGCCCGGCTCTCCGTAGGCGACGGGGCGCTGCTCGATGCGCGGCAGCGGGGCGGCCAGGAAGCCGGGGTCCTGCAGGGACGGCGGGCAGATGTCGATGTACGTGGAGGCCAGTGCCAGCAGCTGGCCGTACGGCACGTCCACGCCGAGGTCGGCCGCGGTGGCCAGCAACTCCTCCTGGATCCGGGCCTCTTCGGGGCCCATCGCCATCACCCCGACGCCGTGCGCGACGGCGGGCACGCCCGCCAGCCGGGCGGCGAAGGCGGCGCCCGGGTTCATCGCCTCGTAGACGACGAGGTCGGGGCGCCGGCCGGCGAGGACGGGGGCGAGGTCGGCGGCCACCCAGCGGGGCAGCACCGAACCGAACACCTTCACATGCAGGTCCGCCAGCACCTCCGGCGGCACATCCTGGGCGCCCAGGTCGGCGCCGTCGTGCTCGAGGGAGTCACTACCGCGCACTGCTTCCATGAACGCCTCGGGGACCGAGCGGCCCGCCGTCACCGGCTCCAGGCCGGCGGCCCGCAGGGCCGGGTGGAGCTGCTCGCCGGTGGCGAACACCACCTCGTGGCCCGCGGCGCGCGCGGCCTTCGCCAAGGGAAGCAGGGGATAGACGTGCCCGAAGTTGCCCGCGCTGGCAAAGAGGATTCTCATACCGCCTCAGCGTAGGGACGCCCGCCCCCTTTGTCTAGCGGTGACAATATATCTAGCGTTGATAGAAAGCGGGGAGGGAGGAGCGGGCGGGCGCGGTGGGCGGCCCTTCGCGCCCCTCCCCCGGGCCGGGTGCCGGGGTGCGCCTCGAGGTGGCGTGCGGGGTGTTTCGAGGCGCCCTCCAGCAACGGCCGATCGCCCTGCCGGATCGTCGTGGGCGGCGGCCTGGCCCTGGGCGCGCGGGACACGGCGAAGGAGTCATGTTTTATGACCATCACCCAAGCGGTGCCCCCGGGCGCCCTCACCGGCCTCGGGCGGCGCTTCACGCTGTCGGCCCAGACCCTGGACAGCCCGGTGACACCCAACCCGGTCTTCCGCGAATGGTTCGCCGAACAGCGCCGCACCAACCGCTACGAGGTGCGCCGCATCCCCTTCCGCGAGCTGGTCGGCTGGCGCTTCCAGGGCGCCACCGGGAACCTGGTGCACGACAGCGGCCGGTTCTTCTCCGTCGAGGGCCTGCACGTGCGCACCGAGTGGAACGGACACGCCGAGTCCTGGTCGCAGCCGATCATCAACCAGCCGGAGATCGGCATCCTGGGCATCGTCGTCAAGGAGTTCGACGGCGTCCTGCACTGCCTGATGCAGGCCAAGATGGAACCCGGCAACATCGAGACCGTCCAGCTGTCCCCCACCGTGCAGGCCACCCGCAGCAACTACACCGGGGTGCACCGGGGCGCCCCCGTGAACCACATCGAGTACTTCGCGCCGCCGCGGACCGCCTCGCGGGTGCTGTTCGACTCCCTGCAGTCCGAACAGGGCTCCTGGTTCCTGCGCAAACGCAACCGGAACATGGTGGTGGAGGCGCTCGGCCCCGTCCCCGAGCACGAGGACTTCGTGTGGCTGACGCTCGGCCAGATCCACCAGCTGCTGCACGAGTCGAACGTGGTCAACATGGACGCCCGTACCGTGCTGTCGCTGATCCCGTCCTTCTCCGACGAGGGGCCGCCGCTGCACTCCATGGAGCACCTCCTCAACCGGCTCACCGAGATCAAGGCGCACCGGGAGCTGGTGCAGACCAGCATGCCGCTGTCGGCCGTACGGCGCTGGCGGCGCACCGAGGACGGGATCTCCCACGACAGCGGCCACCACTTCACCGTCATCGCCGCGTCCGTGGCCGCCGCCAACCGCGAGGTCACCCGCTGGACCCAGCCGCTGCTCGCGCCGGCCGAACAGGGCCTGTCCGCGTTCCTGGTGCGCCGCATCGGCGGCGTGCCGCACCTGCTGGCGCACGCCCGCTCCGAGGCGGGTGTGCTGGACGTGGCGGAGCTCGGCCCCACCGTGCAGTGCCAGCCGGGCCGCGCGCTGACGCTGCCCGCACCGCGGCAGCCGCGGTTCCTGGACCTGGTCCTGCGGGCCGAGGCGGGCTCGCTGCTGTACGACACCGTGCAGTCCGAGGAGGGCGGGCGTTTCCACCACGCGGGCAACCGCTACGTCCTGATGGAGGTGGGCGGCGACTTCCCCGTCGACGTGCCCGAGGACTTCCTGTGGGTGACGGTGGACCAGATGTCCGCGCTGCTGCGGCACAGCAACTACCTGAACATCGAGGCCCGTACGCTGCTGACCGGGCTGCGCGCGGCCTGGGCGCGCGGCGGGGCGTACGCCCGGTGAGCGGGCCGGGAGGACCGGTGCTGCGGGTCGGCGTGCTGGGCTGCGCGGACATCGCCGGGCGGCGCATGCTGCCCTCGATGGCCCGTCAGCCGCTCGTCGAGGTCAGCGCCGTGGCCAGCCGCAGCCTCGACAGGGCGCGGGCGTTCACCGACCGGTTCGGCGGCACGCCGGTGGCCGGCTACGCGCGGCTGCTGGAGCGTGCGGACGTGGACGCGGTGTACGTGCCGCTGCCGCCCGAGCTGCACGCGCAGTGGACACTGCGGGCGCTGGAGGCCGGCAAGCACGTGCTGTGCGAGAAGCCGTTCGCGCTGCGGCAGGCCGACGCGGACAAGGCGGTCGCTCTCGCCCGCGAGCGCGGCCTGCTGCTGATGGAGAGCTTCATGTTCCTGCACCACTCCCAGCACGCACACGTCCGCCGGCTCCTGGACGACGGGCTGATCGGCGAACTGCAGCTGTTCGGCTCCGAGTTCGGCATCCCGCTGCGCCCCGACAGTGACGGCGCCGCGCGGCGCGCCAGCACCCTGCCCGAGGTCGCCGCCTACCCGCTGCGCGCCGCCCAGCTCTTCCTCGGCCCCGGCCTGCGGGTGGCCGGCGCCCAGGTGCGCCCGGCCGGCCCGCACGGGCCCGCTCCCGCGGGCGGCGCGCTGCTGACGGCCCCGTCCGGGGCGGCCGCCCAGCTCGCCTACGGTGTCGAGCACGCCTACCGCAGCGGCTACGACCTGTGGGGCAGCGAGGGGCGGCTGCGGCTGGAACGCGCCTTCAGCACCCCCGACGAGCACGTCCCCGTACTGCACGTCGAACGCGGCGGCGCCGTCCAGGAGATCCGGCTCGCGCCGGACACCCACTTCACCAACATCGCGGGCGTCTTCGCCCGCGCCGTCCTCGACGGCGAGGACTTCACCCCGCACACCGAGGCCGTGCTGGCCCACGCCCGGCTCGTGGACGAGGTGGAACAGGCCGCCGCCACCCGGCCGCCCGCCCTCTGACCACCCCTCCCCCGTCCCGCGTCCCCGTCCCCCGCCTTCGGTAGGCCGCCACCTGACCGGCGGCCGCCGCGGGCACGGGAATCGGGGCGGGGACGGGGGGACGGGGCACGGGGCGGCCCGGCGCGCACCGCGTGCGCGCCGGGCCGCTCCTGCCCCCGCCCGCCGGGGCCGGGGTTACGCGTCCTGGCCGGCGTGGATGTCGACGCCGAGCTGGCGGAAGAGCCCGGCCATGTCCAGCTGGTCCCAGTGCTCGGCCAGCAGCCCGTCCTCGACCCGCCAGAAGTCGATCGACTGGAAGCTGAGCGGACGCCCGGTGGCCTCGACGCCGAAGAACGTGCCCTGGTGGGTGCCGGAGTACTCGAAGCGGCCGGCGATCCGGTCCCCCTCCACGACCAGGTCGTGGGTGACGACCTTGACGTCGGGGAACGCGGCGAAGATCTGCTCCCAGAACGCCGTGTTGGCCTCGATGCCGTCCTCGACGACCGGGTTGTGGTCGATGTGCCCGGGCGCGGTGTGCGCGCTCATGGTGCTCACGTCATGACTGTTGATCATGTCGACGAAGCGCTGGACGAGTTCACGGTGGTTGTCTGCCATGCCTGTGTGCCTCTCTGGGCTCGCGTCACTGGACGGCCGGGCGGAGCGGCCCCGCAGGTCACCCCGCGGAGCCCGCCACCGGCCGCTGCCCCCGAGGATCCCCACCGCCTCTGGAGCCGCTCTGGAGGGCGCCTGTGGGCCCGGCCCATCCCCGATCCCGGCTCAAGTGGCCGCTCCTAGCGTCGAAGCCATGAAGGCTCTCGTACTCTCCGGCGGGGCCGGAACCCGCCTGCGCCCCCTCACCCACACATCCGCCAAGCAGCTGGTGCCCGTGGCCAACAAGCCGGTTCTCTTCTACGGCCTGGAAGCGATCGCGGACGCGGGCATCACCGAGGTCGGGATCATCGTCGGGGACACCGCCGACGAGATCATGCAAGCCGTCGGCGACGGCTCCAAGTTCGGGATCGCCGTCACCTACATCCCCCAGTCCGCTCCCCTGGGACTGGCCCACGCCGTCCTCATCGCCCGCGAGTTCCTCGCCGACGACGACTTCGTCATGTACCTCGGCGACAACTTCATCGTGGGCGGCATCTCGGACCTGGTCGACGCCTTCCGCGCGCAGCGGCCCGCCGCCCAGATCCTGCTCACCCAGGTCTCCGACCCGCAGCAGTTCGGGGTCGCCGAATTCGGCCCCGGCGGACGGATCGTGGGCCTGGAGGAGAAACCGGAGCACCCCAAGAGCGACCTCGCGCTGGTCGGCGTCTACCTGTTCACCGACGCCGTGCACGAGGCCGTCCGCGCCATCAAGCCGTCCTGGCGCGGCGAACTGGAGATCACCCACGCCCTGCAGTGGCTGATCGACCAGGACCGCGACGTCCGCTCCACGACGATCTCCGGGTACTGGAAGGACACCGGCAACGTCGGCGACATGCTGGAGGTCAACCGCTCCGTCCTGGAGCACGCCGAACCCCGTATCGAGGGCGACGTCGACGCCGCCAGCGAGATCATCGGCCGGGTGCGGATCGACGAGGGCGCCCGCGTCACCGGCTCACGCATCGTGGGCCCCGCCGTCATCGGCGCCGGCAGCGTGATCACCGGCTCCTACGTCGGCCCGTTCACCTCCATCGCCGCCGACTGCCGCATCACCGACAGCGAGATCGAGTTCTCCATCGTCCTGGACGGCTCCTCGGTGCGCGGCGCCCGCCGCGTGGAGGCCTCCATCATCGGACGCAACGTGGAGGTGACCCCCGCCCCGCGGATCCCCGCCGCCCACCGGCTCATCCTCGGCGACCACAGCAAGGTGCAGATATCGTCATGACCACCACACGCATCCTCGTCACCGGCGGCGCGGGGTTCATCGGATCGCACTACGTGCGCACCCTGCTCGGCCCGGCCGGCCCCGGCGACGTCCACGTCACCGTCCTCGACAAGCTCACCTACGCCGGCAACCCCGCCAACCTCGACCCGGTCCGCGGCCACCCCGGCTTCCGCTTCGTCCACGGCGACATCCGCGACACCCGCCTGGTGGCCGAACTCGTCGCCGGACACGAGCAGATCGTGCACTTCGCCGCCGAGTCCCACGTCGACCGCTCCATCCTCGGCGCCGCCGAGTTCATCACCACCAACGTGCTGGGCACCCAGACCCTGCTGGACGCGGCGCTGCGCCGGCCCGGCGGCCGGGCCCGCTTCCTGCACGTGTCCACCGACGAGGTCTACGGCTCCGTGGCCGAGGGATCCTGGCCGGAGAGCGACCCGCTGCGGCCCAACTCCCCCTACGCCGCCTCCAAGGCCTCCTCCGACCTGGTGGCCCTGTCCTACCACCGCACCCACGGCCTGGACGTACGGGTGACGCGCTGCTCCAACAACTACGGCCACCACCACTTCCCCGAGAAGGTCATCCCGCTGTTCGTCACCAACCTCCTCGACGGACACCGCGTCCCGCTGTACGGGGAGGGGCTGAACGTACGGGACTGGCTGCACATCGACGACCATGTGCAGGCCCTGGAACTGGTGCGCACCGGCGGCCGGCCGGGCGAGGTGTACAACATCGGCGGCGGCACCGAACTGAGCAACAAGGAACTGACCACACTGCTGCTGGACCTGGCCGGGGCGGGCTGGGACAGCGTCGAGCACGTGCCCGACCGGCTGGGACACGACCTGCGCTACTCGGTCGACTGCGGCAAGATCTCCCGCGAGCTGGGCTACCGGCCCCGCAAGGACTTCACCCAGGGCCTGGCGGAGACCTTCGCGTGGTACCGCGACAACCGTTCCTGGTGGGAACCCCTCAAGCACAAGGCCGCCCTGTGAACGGGTGAGCCCCGGCCGGCCGCACGGTCGCACACCGGTGCCCCGAAGACCCGTACAGGTCTTCGGGGCACCGGTGCGACAGTCCCCCGGATCCGCGGCGGGCGGGCGGCATCGGCAGAAGGTCCCGCGCGCCGGACAGCAGATTCCGGAAGTCCGCGCGCCCTCCCCTTGCACAATGGTCAAGAATCGTTGACCATTGCTCGCATGCCTACCGACGATCTCCCCGAGACGTTCCACGTCACCACTGACGAACAGCTGCGCGCCGTCTCCAGCCTCACGCGCCACCGGATCATGGCCGTGCTCCGCTTCGAGCCCGCGACGATCACGCAGATCGCCGCGCGAGTGGGTCTCGCGAAGGGGAGTTCCAGCTACCACGTACGGCTGCTGGAGCGGGCCGGCCTGGTGAAGGTGGTACGGACGCGGAAGGTCCGGGGGGTCACCGAGCGGTACTACGCGATGGCCGCGCGGTCGATCGCGCTGCCGGATCCCGGCGAGGGAGGGCCGGATGTGCTGATGCGGCACGCGGTGGCGGACCTGGAGGCAGCGCCGGCGGATACCGAGCGGCATGTGCGGATGGCGCACCTGCGGCTCACCGACGAGCAGTTCGCACAGCTGGGGGCGCGGCTGCAGGCACTGGCGGACGAGTACCGGGAGCTGTCCGATCCGTCGCTGCCGGACGCGTCACTCGTCTTCGCACTGTTCCACCCGGCATCGCGCGAGCAGGCCGAGGGGGGCGCCAAGTGACGTCGGACATCCGGAAGTTGCCGGCCGGGTTCGGACGGCTGTGGACCGCGCAGACGATCTCCTCGCTCGGTGACGGGGTGACGCAGGCCGCGCTGCCGCTGATCGCACTGACGTTGACGCGGGATCCGATGGCGCTCGCCGTCGTCACGGCCGCCGGAACCCTGCCGTGGCTGCTCTTCGGGGTGCTCGGCGGTGCGCTGGTGGACCGATGGGACCGCCGCCGCACGATGTGGGTCACCGACGCGGCGCGTGCGGCACTGCTCGCGATACCCGCGGCAGCGGCCGCGCTCGACGGGCTGAGCATTCCACTGCTCGCGGCCGTCGCCTTCCTCCTCGGCCTCGGCGGACTCTTCTTCGACACGGCCGCCACGGCCTACCTGCCGGATCTGCTCCGCCGCGACCCCGCGCTCCTGGAGCGCGCCAACTCCCGCCTGCGCGGCGCCCAGACCGCCGCGTCCGGCTTCGCCGGGCCGCCCGCGGGCAGTGCCCTGCTCGCGCTCGGGCGGGCGGTCCCCCTGCTCGCCGACGCGGTGTCGTTCGCGCTCTGCGCACTGCTCGTCCGTACGCTGCCCGCCATGCCCCGCCCCGTGCCGGAGGCCCGCGAATCACTGCTGCGGCAGGCACGGGCCGGGGCCTCGTACGTCTTCCGGGACCGGGTGCTGCTCGGGCTCGCGCTCCGCCCGGCGGTCGGGAACATCGCCTTCCTCGCCGTGGAGACCGTCCTCGCCCTCTTCGCGCACGACCGCCTCGGCATCGACACCTACGGCTTCGGCCTGCTCCTCACGGCGGAGGCCACCGGCGGCCTGCTCGGTGCGGGCATCGCCTCCTTCCTCGGCCGGCGGCTCGGCACCGGTACCGCACTGACCTGCACGGCCGCCGTCGAAGGGCTCGCCATCCTGGGCCTGGCCGCCGCCCCGAACCCGTACGTGGCCGGGCTGGCGCTCGCCGTCTGCGGGGCCGGCATGGGCGCCACGATGGTGCTCGCCCCCTCCCTCCGGCAGGCGATCGTCCCCGCCCACCTGATGGGCCGGGTCGCCTCCACCTCCCGCATGCTCGCCATGTGCGCCGCCCCCGTCGGGGCCTTCCTCGGCGGCTGGCTGGCCACCGCCTACGACATCCGCACCCCGCTCTGCGCCGCCGGCGTCCTCCTCCTCGCGATGACGGCCGTCACGGCATCCATGACCAGCAACCGCCGGGTCGAGGCGGCGCTGCGGGCCGCCGCCCGGGCCGGCGGTCCAGATCACCCGGCGGGCAAGGATCCCGCCCGGGAGAGTGCGCCCGGCCTGTTGTGACGCCTGCCGCGAAGGCGCCGCAACAGGCCGGGTGCCAGGCCCGTACGGCGCAGCGCGATCAGGTGACGGGTCGTCGTCGAGGAAGAGGAATTCGCTTCGGCTCCGGGCGCGTGAGCACCTGGGTGAAGGTCCCGCACGCCTCGGCCTGCCCGTCAGAAGTGCGGCGGTGGCCGGAGCCCTGCGTGGCGGTGGGCCGGGGACGGGTGCGGTGTTCGCCGTCGCGGGTGCGCGAAGGGCGTGTTCGCCGTCGCGGGTGCGCCGGGGCGGTCGCCGTGGTGGCGGGGTGCGGTGGCTGTCTCCGGCCGCCGGGGCGTTCAGCGGCCGAGGTGCTGGGGGTGCGGGAGCTGCCAGGAGGGGCCGTAGGAGGTGAGTGCCTCCTCGTAGGTGGGCAGCAGGCCGCGTGCGACGGCCTCGGACAGGCTCGGGGCGGTGGCGTCCTTCTCGGAGCGGATCAGGCCTGTGGTGGTGGGCCAGGGGATGCCGATGGCCGGGTCGAGGGCCTGGATGTCGACCATGGTGCCGGGGACGTACTCCTCGGAGCACAGGTAGTTCATGCAGGTGTCGTCGGTCAGGGCGAGGAAGGCGTGGCCCAGGCCGTCGGCGAGGTAGACGCCGATGCCGGAGCCGGCCTCCTGCAGGGTGGTGTCGAACATGCCGAACGTCGGGGAGCCGACGCGCAGGTCGACCACCACGTCCAGAGCGGCGCCGCGTACGCAGGTCACCAGTTTCGCCTGGCCGGGCGGCAGGGTGGTGCCGTGGATGCCGCGCAGGGTGTTGCGGTGGGAGACCGAGAAGTTGACCTGGCGGACGGTGAACGGCTGGCCGCTGCTTCCGGTCAGCTCGCCCAGGCGCCAGGCCTCGAAGAACCGGCCCCGGTTGTCCGGGAGTTGCGACGGCGTGATCCGGAAGGCGTCGCGGACCTTCATCTCCTCAATGGCCATGCTTCCTCGGTTCGGGTCGTCGGGTCGTGGGGTCGTCCGGCCGCGGGGTGACGGGCCGTCAGCAGTGCGGCGGTGCGCCGGTGTGTGACGAGGGCGGGGTCCGCGGCGGCCTGGGCCGCGGACCCCGGGTGGGTGTGCGGGTCAGTGCTGCGGGGCCGGGGTGCTCTCCCCCGCCGGTGTGTGCTGCCCGGCCGGGGCGGCCTGCGCGAGTGGTGCGCGGGTGGGCGCGGCGGCGCGGCGGCGGGAGGGGGCGAGCAGCATGGAGAAGGTCGCCAGGGCCACCGCGACGGCGCCCACCCACATGGCGGGGACGAGGCCGTCGACGAAGTCGCGCGGTGAGGCGTAGCCGCCGTTGGCGCTGAAGATGGAGGCGAGCAGGGCGACGCCGAGGGCGGCGCCGACCTCGCGGGTGGCGGCGGTGACGCCGGAGGCGATGCCCTGTTCGTGTTCGGCGACCGAGCCCATGGTGAGGTTCATCAGCGGGGCGTAGAACAGGGCCATGCCGGCGCCGCAGATCATCAGGGAGGGCAGCTGGGCGGCGTAGGAGACGTCCGGTTCGAGGACGAAGGCCCAATAGACCATGCCGGCGGTCATCATGGCGAGGCCGAGGGTGACCACGGGTTTGCCGCCGATGCGGTCGGAGACCATGCCGCCGATGGGGGCGACGACCATCGGCATGGCGGTCCAGGCGAGCAGGCGGACGCCGGCCTGCATGGCGGTGTAGCCCTGGATGTTCTGGAGGAACTGGGTCATCAGGAAGATCGCGCCGAACATGCCGACCGACATCAGGGCGCCGGCCAGGTTGATCGCGGTGAAGGCGCGGTTGCGGAACATGCGCATCGGCACCATCGGGTGTTCGGTGCGGTTCTCCCAGACGACGAACAGGGCCATCACGGCGGTGCCGCCGATCAGTGCGCCCAGGACCTGCGGGGACGTCCAGCCGTCGCCGTGGCCCTTGATGAGGCCCAGCACGATGCCGAACAGGCCGAGGCTGGCCAGGGCGGTGCCGACGGCGTCGAGGCGGGAGTGGGCGATGCGGCTCTCGGCGAGCTTGCGGAAGGACAGCGGGGCCAGGGCCAGGCCGATCGGCACGTTCAGCCAGAAGATCCACTGCCAGGACAGGTGCTCGACGATGGCGCCGCCCACCAGTGGGCCGGCGGCGATGGACAGTCCGTTGACGGCGCCCCAGATGCCCAGGGCGGCGCCGCGTTTCTCGGCGGGCACGGCGGCGGTCAGCAGGGTCACCGACAGCGGCATGATGATGGCGGCGCCGACGCCCTGGACGGCGCGGGCGGCGACGAGTTCGTTGATGCCGGGCGCGAGGGCGGCGGCCGCGGAGGCGGCGGTGAACAGCAGCAGGCCCAGGCTGAAGACCTTGCGGCGGCCGAAGCGGTCGCCGAGGGCGGCGCCGAACATCATCAGGACCGCGAAGGACAGGGTGTAGGCGTTGACCGTCCATTCCAGGTCGGTGAGGCTGCCGCCGAGTTTCTCCCGGATGGTGGGCAGCGCCGTGATGATGACGAGGTTGTCCAGTCCCGCCATGAACGAGGCGAGGCTGGTGGTGAGGATGGCCCAGAAGACCACCCTCTTGGTTTCACCGCCCGGGGATGGGGGGTTGACGGTGCTCATCGAGCATCCTTTCTGGAGGCTGGTCAGTGCGAGATGCTCTTCGCCGTGACCTGTCCGGCCTGCGCCGGCGCATCCGTCGCCGCCGGGCCGGTCCGGCGCCGACGACGCTACGGACGCGTACTCGACTTCTCCTCGAGTCCCGGTGGGCGCCGGTGCGCGGTGCGGGCACGGCGGCGCCGCGGGGCCCGCGTACCGGTGCCGGTAGGCGGGCGCCGCGGCGTGTGGGCGGCCGTGGGCCGGGTCAGGCGAGCTGGCGCTGGAAGGTGGCGATGTCGAAGTAGAGGGTCTCGTCGATGAGGACGTCGCCGTCGAAGTGGAAGAAGACGGCGACGGGGGCGTCGATGGACTTGCCCCGGTTGGGTATGCCGCGCCAGTCCGCGTGCTGCTTGCCGCGTGCCTGGGCCTCCAGGATCACCGCGGTGGGTGTGTGGTGCACGTGGTGCAGGTCGTGCTCCAGGTCGGGGAAGGCCGCCTTGAGGTCGGCGAAGTAGCCCTTCTTGATGGCTTCTTCGCCGATCAGCGGGCCCTCTTCGAAGGCCTGGATGCGGTAGACGCCGCC
It encodes:
- a CDS encoding condensation domain-containing protein, coding for MLTPTPLEELLDLAADVIGCDRRVLPAGAAGSPFITLGGGLGQAVRLQARAEQQLGLAVDLAQLLGPAPLADVLARARPAPVRAAGGGDRAGAVRALLPGQSAALAAERAAGGGVVARIVSAELSGPLETGALRRALAALSARHEGLRTAFAATPRGPVRRVLAVCPPPLVTLEPVTAAPGEDLVAAAHTRLAARAGRLVGRPGLPPLAFVLTPLAAGSHLLSFVHHDAVADSRSAALLWQELLADYDRAVSRRPLDRTPRPGPDRPAPDVPGPARVLPAKRVERLRSLAAGLDLAPAARPAAAFDFRGERLLFGLGTRLRDAADATARRAGVPHSTVLLAAWALAVGRRAGRERLLVGTEMPRRPTAELLRTAVPCAATVPVACELEGGVDYFLRGIACAFSEALQYADADDADAARAVGAPADHFRPAAPQVTFAARDELLPESLRAGGLTARFHHGHPGAVTADAALTVLRWREQPLLSLEFACARLTRAQAAQLARALRAALTALVTSSPHTPVDDLLETPAARDEAPAARPLAVPLP
- a CDS encoding glycosyltransferase; its protein translation is MRILFASAGNFGHVYPLLPLAKAARAAGHEVVFATGEQLHPALRAAGLEPVTAGRSVPEAFMEAVRGSDSLEHDGADLGAQDVPPEVLADLHVKVFGSVLPRWVAADLAPVLAGRRPDLVVYEAMNPGAAFAARLAGVPAVAHGVGVMAMGPEEARIQEELLATAADLGVDVPYGQLLALASTYIDICPPSLQDPGFLAAPLPRIEQRPVAYGEPGELPAAVRDTDGPFVYLTLGTALGSVDVLRTVIDGLLPLQVPVLVATGPVVAVADLGELPERVVAVEWVAQPEALKRAALVVQHGGAGTTLAALAAALPQLILPQGADGPANGTAVRDAGAGEVIFAGDLSADAVTEQARRILGDESYRDAARKVAAEIAAMPGPAETAARLPQFTA
- a CDS encoding NDP-hexose 2,3-dehydratase family protein translates to MTITQAVPPGALTGLGRRFTLSAQTLDSPVTPNPVFREWFAEQRRTNRYEVRRIPFRELVGWRFQGATGNLVHDSGRFFSVEGLHVRTEWNGHAESWSQPIINQPEIGILGIVVKEFDGVLHCLMQAKMEPGNIETVQLSPTVQATRSNYTGVHRGAPVNHIEYFAPPRTASRVLFDSLQSEQGSWFLRKRNRNMVVEALGPVPEHEDFVWLTLGQIHQLLHESNVVNMDARTVLSLIPSFSDEGPPLHSMEHLLNRLTEIKAHRELVQTSMPLSAVRRWRRTEDGISHDSGHHFTVIAASVAAANREVTRWTQPLLAPAEQGLSAFLVRRIGGVPHLLAHARSEAGVLDVAELGPTVQCQPGRALTLPAPRQPRFLDLVLRAEAGSLLYDTVQSEEGGRFHHAGNRYVLMEVGGDFPVDVPEDFLWVTVDQMSALLRHSNYLNIEARTLLTGLRAAWARGGAYAR
- a CDS encoding Gfo/Idh/MocA family protein, with the protein product MLRVGVLGCADIAGRRMLPSMARQPLVEVSAVASRSLDRARAFTDRFGGTPVAGYARLLERADVDAVYVPLPPELHAQWTLRALEAGKHVLCEKPFALRQADADKAVALARERGLLLMESFMFLHHSQHAHVRRLLDDGLIGELQLFGSEFGIPLRPDSDGAARRASTLPEVAAYPLRAAQLFLGPGLRVAGAQVRPAGPHGPAPAGGALLTAPSGAAAQLAYGVEHAYRSGYDLWGSEGRLRLERAFSTPDEHVPVLHVERGGAVQEIRLAPDTHFTNIAGVFARAVLDGEDFTPHTEAVLAHARLVDEVEQAAATRPPAL
- a CDS encoding ester cyclase, with translation MADNHRELVQRFVDMINSHDVSTMSAHTAPGHIDHNPVVEDGIEANTAFWEQIFAAFPDVKVVTHDLVVEGDRIAGRFEYSGTHQGTFFGVEATGRPLSFQSIDFWRVEDGLLAEHWDQLDMAGLFRQLGVDIHAGQDA
- a CDS encoding glucose-1-phosphate thymidylyltransferase, which gives rise to MKALVLSGGAGTRLRPLTHTSAKQLVPVANKPVLFYGLEAIADAGITEVGIIVGDTADEIMQAVGDGSKFGIAVTYIPQSAPLGLAHAVLIAREFLADDDFVMYLGDNFIVGGISDLVDAFRAQRPAAQILLTQVSDPQQFGVAEFGPGGRIVGLEEKPEHPKSDLALVGVYLFTDAVHEAVRAIKPSWRGELEITHALQWLIDQDRDVRSTTISGYWKDTGNVGDMLEVNRSVLEHAEPRIEGDVDAASEIIGRVRIDEGARVTGSRIVGPAVIGAGSVITGSYVGPFTSIAADCRITDSEIEFSIVLDGSSVRGARRVEASIIGRNVEVTPAPRIPAAHRLILGDHSKVQISS
- the rfbB gene encoding dTDP-glucose 4,6-dehydratase, producing MTTTRILVTGGAGFIGSHYVRTLLGPAGPGDVHVTVLDKLTYAGNPANLDPVRGHPGFRFVHGDIRDTRLVAELVAGHEQIVHFAAESHVDRSILGAAEFITTNVLGTQTLLDAALRRPGGRARFLHVSTDEVYGSVAEGSWPESDPLRPNSPYAASKASSDLVALSYHRTHGLDVRVTRCSNNYGHHHFPEKVIPLFVTNLLDGHRVPLYGEGLNVRDWLHIDDHVQALELVRTGGRPGEVYNIGGGTELSNKELTTLLLDLAGAGWDSVEHVPDRLGHDLRYSVDCGKISRELGYRPRKDFTQGLAETFAWYRDNRSWWEPLKHKAAL